In Diorhabda sublineata isolate icDioSubl1.1 chromosome 4, icDioSubl1.1, whole genome shotgun sequence, a single window of DNA contains:
- the LOC130442500 gene encoding 7SK snRNA methylphosphate capping enzyme bin3-like isoform X1, protein MSSVQIQVLNPSSVKTGHSQQKNPVRPTNPSTSKKKNKYDRSCRKRSKSFSGCGIINQKPVLPSKFLLGGNIKDPLNLNSLQDEEINRAMNAVTPKSSPVPTPPRKKGQLEVIIPKNIHDPLNLIDCDDDAEYEQQLCSPVKKSKKKRLKKRRTISGTLELTDVTADVVSTTEAKTPESSADSAKIPEIPETCLSPNEPASEMRPNVNLTLNIAPAAVASAAAADGTGTAETETALPAAIKKEKTKRKSDEHGHHGLKKFKNNSMDKIVSPVVPQPGAWLKRSNSAVKWPKPRHNKQQDTATPQFKERDKRFQYGNYNRYYGYRNPHNETDYRLKVFSHHPYLFVNKDILDVGCNIGHVTLSIARDFHAKSVLGVDIDQKLISIARKNVKHYVKKGGIDEEKEKEDVVHLALRKTENCEFFPISMPILYGDIDVPGFTHDKSGGFPNNVTFKQCNYILEDDNLLALEQPQFDVILCLSVTKWFHLNWGDAGLKQAFRRMYAQLRPGGKLILEPQNWSSYKSKKKLTSTIYDNYNSIEFFPEKFREYLLSPAVGFAKGEILGFPVHQFKGFRRPIQVFTKSTMFPSERTEATPLNADSSSYRRKTEKYEGHSQGPCIEHVYTDIFDGRYCGCADDNQEINEKLGEELKKFRGAATTAVAKDEGNSCGASLEMDVEKKDRQDNT, encoded by the exons ATGTCGTCTGTTCAAATTCAAGTATTGAATCCTTCGTCCGTAAAAACGGGACACAGTCAACAAAAAAACCCAGTGAGACCTACGAACCCGAGTActtcgaaaaagaaaaataaatacgatAGAAGCTGCAGGAAGCGATCTAAAAGTTTCTCGGGATGCGGAATCATCAACCAAAAACCCGTATTACCATCGAAATTTCTGTTAGGGGGAAATATTAAGGATCCTTTGAATCTTAACAGTTTACAGGATGAAGAAATAAATAG AGCCATGAACGCCGTTACGCCGAAGTCGTCGCCGGTACCGACTCCTCCGAGGAAAAAAGGACAATTGGAAGTTATCATCCCGAAAAATATTCATGATCCTTTGAATCTGATCGATTGCGACGACGACGCCGAATATGAGCAACAACTTTGTTCGCCCGTTAAAAaa TCGAAAAAGAAACGTCTAAAGAAACGTCGTACCATTTCCGGTACATTGGAATTAACGGACGTTACGGCCGACGTAGTCTCCACTACGGAGGCCAAAACGCCCGAATCCTCCGCCGATTCCGCCAAAATTCCGGAAATACCGGAAACGTGCCTCTCGCCCAACGAACCCGCCTCCGAAATGAGACCGAACGTAAATTTGACTTTGAATATCGCGCCGGCGGCGGTCGCTTCAGCCGCCGCCGCAGACGGTACCGGTACGGCGGAAACGGAAACGGCGCTACCGGCGgccataaaaaaagaaaaaaccaaaagGAAATCCGACGAACACGGTCACCACGGTttgaaaaagttcaaaaataattcGATGGATAAGATCGTGAGTCCGGTGGTACCGCAACCGGGGGCCTGGTTGAAACGGAGCAATTCCGCTGTCAAATGGCCGAAACCTCGACATAACAAGCAACAGGATACGGCAACGCCGCAATTTAAAGAGAGAGATAAACGTTTCCAATACGGAAATTATAACAG GTATTACGGTTACCGCAACCCCCACAACGAAACCGATTACAGATTAAAAGTTTTCTCCCATCACCCCTATCTGTTCGTCAACAAAGACATACTCGACGTCGGTTGCAACATAGGTCACGTGACGTTATCGATAGCTCGCGATTTTCACGCGAAATCCGTATTGGGCGTCGATATCGATCAAAAATTGATATCGATAGCCAGAAAAAACGTAAAACATTACGTTAAAAAGGGGGGGATCGAtgaggaaaaggaaaaggaggACGTTGTTCATTTAGCATTACGTAAAACGGAAAATTGTGAGTTTTTTCCAATTAGTATGCCTATATTATACGGCGATATCGACGTTCCAGGTTTTACGCACGACAAGAGCGGAGGTTTTCCCAACAACGTTACTTTCAAACAG TGTAACTATATACTGGAAGACGACAATCTGCTGGCCTTGGAGCAACCCCAATTCGACGTCATACTCTGCCTGAGCGTGACGAAGTGGTTCCATTTGAATTGGGGCGACGCCGGTCTGAAACAGGCCTTCAGAAGGATGTACGCCCAATTGAGACCCGGGGGTAAATTAATCCTCGAACCCCAAAATTGGTCGAGCTACAagagcaaaaaaaaattaacc TCGACCATTTACGACAATTACAATTCCATCGaattttttccggaaaaattcCGCGAGTATCTCCTATCCCCCGCCGTGGGTTTCGCCAAGGGGGAAATCCTGGGTTTTCCGGTGCACCAGTTCAAAGGTTTCCGTCGACCGATTCAGGTTTTCACGAAAAGTACGATGTTCCCCAGCGAAAGGACGGAAGCGACGCCCCTGAACGCCGATTCTTCTTCGTACAG GCGGAAAACGGAAAAGTACGAAGGTCACAGTCAAGGTCCTTGCATCGAGCACGTCTACACGGATATATTCGACGGGAGGTATTGCGGTTGCGCAGACGATAATCAGGAGATTAACGAAAAATTGGGGGAGGAACTGAAGAAGTTTCGGGGGGCGGCGACGACGGCGGTTGCCAAAGATGAAGGAAATTCGTGCGGCGCGTCGCTCGAAATGGACGTCGAAAAAAAGGATCGGCAGGATAACACTTGA
- the LOC130442500 gene encoding 7SK snRNA methylphosphate capping enzyme-like isoform X2: MSSVQIQVLNPSSVKTGHSQQKNPVRPTNPSTSKKKNKYDRSCRKRSKSFSGCGIINQKPVLPSKFLLGGNIKDPLNLNSLQDEEINRAMNAVTPKSSPVPTPPRKKGQLEVIIPKNIHDPLNLIDCDDDAEYEQQLCSPVKKSKKKRLKKRRTISGTLELTDVTADVVSTTEAKTPESSADSAKIPEIPETCLSPNEPASEMRPNVNLTLNIAPAAVASAAAADGTGTAETETALPAAIKKEKTKRKSDEHGHHGLKKFKNNSMDKIVSPVVPQPGAWLKRSNSAVKWPKPRHNKQQDTATPQFKERDKRFQYGNYNRYYGYRNPHNETDYRLKVFSHHPYLFVNKDILDVGCNIGHVTLSIARDFHAKSVLGVDIDQKLISIARKNVKHYVKKGGIDEEKEKEDVVHLALRKTENCFTHDKSGGFPNNVTFKQCNYILEDDNLLALEQPQFDVILCLSVTKWFHLNWGDAGLKQAFRRMYAQLRPGGKLILEPQNWSSYKSKKKLTSTIYDNYNSIEFFPEKFREYLLSPAVGFAKGEILGFPVHQFKGFRRPIQVFTKSTMFPSERTEATPLNADSSSYRRKTEKYEGHSQGPCIEHVYTDIFDGRYCGCADDNQEINEKLGEELKKFRGAATTAVAKDEGNSCGASLEMDVEKKDRQDNT; encoded by the exons ATGTCGTCTGTTCAAATTCAAGTATTGAATCCTTCGTCCGTAAAAACGGGACACAGTCAACAAAAAAACCCAGTGAGACCTACGAACCCGAGTActtcgaaaaagaaaaataaatacgatAGAAGCTGCAGGAAGCGATCTAAAAGTTTCTCGGGATGCGGAATCATCAACCAAAAACCCGTATTACCATCGAAATTTCTGTTAGGGGGAAATATTAAGGATCCTTTGAATCTTAACAGTTTACAGGATGAAGAAATAAATAG AGCCATGAACGCCGTTACGCCGAAGTCGTCGCCGGTACCGACTCCTCCGAGGAAAAAAGGACAATTGGAAGTTATCATCCCGAAAAATATTCATGATCCTTTGAATCTGATCGATTGCGACGACGACGCCGAATATGAGCAACAACTTTGTTCGCCCGTTAAAAaa TCGAAAAAGAAACGTCTAAAGAAACGTCGTACCATTTCCGGTACATTGGAATTAACGGACGTTACGGCCGACGTAGTCTCCACTACGGAGGCCAAAACGCCCGAATCCTCCGCCGATTCCGCCAAAATTCCGGAAATACCGGAAACGTGCCTCTCGCCCAACGAACCCGCCTCCGAAATGAGACCGAACGTAAATTTGACTTTGAATATCGCGCCGGCGGCGGTCGCTTCAGCCGCCGCCGCAGACGGTACCGGTACGGCGGAAACGGAAACGGCGCTACCGGCGgccataaaaaaagaaaaaaccaaaagGAAATCCGACGAACACGGTCACCACGGTttgaaaaagttcaaaaataattcGATGGATAAGATCGTGAGTCCGGTGGTACCGCAACCGGGGGCCTGGTTGAAACGGAGCAATTCCGCTGTCAAATGGCCGAAACCTCGACATAACAAGCAACAGGATACGGCAACGCCGCAATTTAAAGAGAGAGATAAACGTTTCCAATACGGAAATTATAACAG GTATTACGGTTACCGCAACCCCCACAACGAAACCGATTACAGATTAAAAGTTTTCTCCCATCACCCCTATCTGTTCGTCAACAAAGACATACTCGACGTCGGTTGCAACATAGGTCACGTGACGTTATCGATAGCTCGCGATTTTCACGCGAAATCCGTATTGGGCGTCGATATCGATCAAAAATTGATATCGATAGCCAGAAAAAACGTAAAACATTACGTTAAAAAGGGGGGGATCGAtgaggaaaaggaaaaggaggACGTTGTTCATTTAGCATTACGTAAAACGGAAAATT GTTTTACGCACGACAAGAGCGGAGGTTTTCCCAACAACGTTACTTTCAAACAG TGTAACTATATACTGGAAGACGACAATCTGCTGGCCTTGGAGCAACCCCAATTCGACGTCATACTCTGCCTGAGCGTGACGAAGTGGTTCCATTTGAATTGGGGCGACGCCGGTCTGAAACAGGCCTTCAGAAGGATGTACGCCCAATTGAGACCCGGGGGTAAATTAATCCTCGAACCCCAAAATTGGTCGAGCTACAagagcaaaaaaaaattaacc TCGACCATTTACGACAATTACAATTCCATCGaattttttccggaaaaattcCGCGAGTATCTCCTATCCCCCGCCGTGGGTTTCGCCAAGGGGGAAATCCTGGGTTTTCCGGTGCACCAGTTCAAAGGTTTCCGTCGACCGATTCAGGTTTTCACGAAAAGTACGATGTTCCCCAGCGAAAGGACGGAAGCGACGCCCCTGAACGCCGATTCTTCTTCGTACAG GCGGAAAACGGAAAAGTACGAAGGTCACAGTCAAGGTCCTTGCATCGAGCACGTCTACACGGATATATTCGACGGGAGGTATTGCGGTTGCGCAGACGATAATCAGGAGATTAACGAAAAATTGGGGGAGGAACTGAAGAAGTTTCGGGGGGCGGCGACGACGGCGGTTGCCAAAGATGAAGGAAATTCGTGCGGCGCGTCGCTCGAAATGGACGTCGAAAAAAAGGATCGGCAGGATAACACTTGA